A stretch of the Orcinus orca chromosome 1, mOrcOrc1.1, whole genome shotgun sequence genome encodes the following:
- the CCDC28B gene encoding coiled-coil domain-containing protein 28B isoform X3 — protein sequence MQIASCELSFHPFRSRVGECCGGRREPPRKHHSRPQTSRVSKEKCRPVLAGGGGGSAGTPLQHSFLTEVTDVYEMEGGLLNLLNDFHSGRLQAFGKECSFEQLEHVREMQEKLARLHFSLDVCGEEEEEEEEEDGVTEGLPEEQKKTMADRNLDQLLSNLEDLSNSIQKLHLAENAEPEEPSAV from the exons ATGCAAATTGCCTCTTGCGAGCTCAGCTTCCACCCTTTCCGTTCCCGAGTTGGAGAGTGCTGCGGAGGGCGGAGGGAACCCCCACGGAAGCATCACTCCAGACCCCAAACCTCCAG GGTCAGCAAGGAGAAATGCCGCCCAGTGCtggcaggaggtgggggtggcTCTGCAGGCACCCCCCTGCAGCACTCGTTCCTGACCGAGGTGACCGATGTCTATGAGATGGAAGGTGGGCTGCTGAACCTGCTCAATGATTTCCACTCAGGCCGGCTGCAGGCCTTCG GGAAGGAATGCTCCTTTGAGCAGTTGGAACACGTGCGGGAGATGCAGGAGAAGCTGGCCCGGCTGCACTTCAGCCTGGACGTGtgtggagaggaggaggaggaggaggaggaggaggacggggTCACTGAGGGGCTACCTGAGGAGCAGAAGAAGACGATGGCTGACCGCAACCTGGACCAGCTGCTTAGCAAT CTGGAAGATCTCAGTAATTCTAT ACAGAAGCTGCACCTGGCTGAGAACGCCGAGCCTGAGGAGCCGTCAGCTGTGTAG
- the IQCC gene encoding LOW QUALITY PROTEIN: IQ domain-containing protein C (The sequence of the model RefSeq protein was modified relative to this genomic sequence to represent the inferred CDS: inserted 2 bases in 1 codon; deleted 1 base in 1 codon) → MERERLDRKVTALQACVRGFLVRRQFQSLRAEYEAIVREIEGDLGTLQWTEGWIPRPRFLPKKAKSHQTWKAGERVPNPEQELWSCFPCKEPEKEAIWEEMILKKSGESAANSGSLPCRDDSPWLQDEQSRRTRKPSQEETRDMSKMENPEAAGPGLPHSQTELQELQYHRSHLAMELLWLQQAINSRKEYLILKQTLRSPEANQARDEPSLCADHGGQGCEKAGSRPGPPLEDQSYRTTREPDHMDDSCWRLRSQPHKTPEILATTDKTTAGAKYRDLCYRQTGPRLPTPRDNQAIGKRLTKEPECGEQTYGGTCLQLTKLLEDEPHKGLKSRGYCSGKARTQLPTLCEDPDIEDNSPRGPGQKERDCQRAGPRELGLSEDCVICDGTLAEHGGLHLWKAKPPRGRTPSDKSSTDRTSNESSHEGWKNQRXSRPPEKLSSTGSDHTGEDHWRGRLWKTGPPG, encoded by the exons ATGGAGCGGGAACGGTTGGATCGGAAGGTGACCGCGCTGCAG GCCTGCGTCCGGGGCTTCTTGGTCCGACGCCAGTTCCAGAGTCTTCGAGCTGAATATGAGGCTATTGTACGAGAGATCGAGGGTGATCTGGGCACGCTTCAGTGGACTGAGGGCTGGATTCCCAGGCCCCGATTTCTCCCAAAG AAGGCAAAATCCCATCAGACCTGGAAAGCTGGAGAGAGGGTACCAAATCCAGAGCAGGAACTGTGGAGCTGCTTCCCATGTAAAGAGCCTGAGAAAGAGGCCATCTGGGAGGAGATGATACTGAAGAAGTCAGGAGAGAGCGCAGCAAACTCAGGCAGTCTTCCCTGCAGAGATGATAGCCCATGGCTTCAGGATGAGCAGAGCAGGAGGACCAGGAAACCGAGCCAAGAGGAGACCAGAGACATGTCAAAGATGGAGAACCCAG AAGCTGCAGGTCCAGGACTGCCCCACAGCCAGACTGAGCTCCAGGAGCTCCAGTACCACCGCAGCCACTTGGCTATGGAGCTGCTGTGGCTGCAACAGGCCATCAATAGCCGTAAGGAG TACCTAATTCTCAAACAAACACTGAGATCCCCAGAGGCGAACCAGGCCAGAGACGAGCCCAGCTTGTGCGCAGACCATGGGGGACAGGGCTGTGAGAAAGCTGGGTCACGACCAGGCCCACCACTGGAAGACCAGTCCTACAGAACTACTAGAGAGCCAGACCACATGGATGACTCCTGCTGGAGACTCAGATCACAACCCCATAAAACCCCAGAAATACTGGCCACTACAGACAAAACCACTGCTGGGGCTAAGTACAGGGACCTATGCTACAGACAGACAGGACCACGGCTGCCCACACCACGGGATAATCAGGCCATAGGGAAAAGGCTCACCAAAGAGCCAGAGTGTGGAGAACAGACCTATGGAGGGACCTGCCTGCAGCTGACAAAACTTCTAGAGGATGAGCCCCACAAAGGCCTCAAATCTAGGGGCTACTGTTCTGGAAAGGCCAGGACACAGCTGCCCACACTCTGTGAGGACCCAGACATTGAAGACAACTCTCCCAGAGGGCCAGGCCAAAAAGAGCGTGATTGCCAAAGAGCTGGGCCACGAGAGTTGGGCCTCTCAGAGGACTGTGTCATCTGTGACGGGACTTTGGCAGAGCATGGTGGCCTGCATCTCTGGAAGGCTAAACCACCCCGA GGCCGGACTCCTAGTGATAAAAGCTCCACAGATAGAACCTCCAATGAATCTAGCCATGAAGGATGGAAAAACCAGAG ATCAAGGCCACCTGAGAAACTGTCTTCCACAGGGTCAGACCACACAGGAGAGGATCACTGGAGGGGGCGACTGTGGAAAACAGGACCACCAGGCTAG
- the CCDC28B gene encoding coiled-coil domain-containing protein 28B isoform X2, protein MEDKKKKRSPKPCLTQPAQPPGTLRRVPVPTSHSGSLALGLPHLPSPKQRAKFKRVSKEKCRPVLAGGGGGSAGTPLQHSFLTEVTDVYEMEGGLLNLLNDFHSGRLQAFGKECSFEQLEHVREMQEKLARLHFSLDVCGEEEEEEEEEDGVTEGLPEEQKKTMADRNLDQLLSNLEDLSNSMYPFKGT, encoded by the exons ATGGaggacaagaagaagaaaaggagtcCCAAGCCCTGCCTGACccagccagcccagcccccaggcaCACTACGCAGGGTCCCAGTGCCCACCAGCCACAGCGGCTCCTTGGCCCTGGGACTCCCTCATCTGCCATCCCCCAAGCAGCGGGCCAAGTTCAAGAG GGTCAGCAAGGAGAAATGCCGCCCAGTGCtggcaggaggtgggggtggcTCTGCAGGCACCCCCCTGCAGCACTCGTTCCTGACCGAGGTGACCGATGTCTATGAGATGGAAGGTGGGCTGCTGAACCTGCTCAATGATTTCCACTCAGGCCGGCTGCAGGCCTTCG GGAAGGAATGCTCCTTTGAGCAGTTGGAACACGTGCGGGAGATGCAGGAGAAGCTGGCCCGGCTGCACTTCAGCCTGGACGTGtgtggagaggaggaggaggaggaggaggaggaggacggggTCACTGAGGGGCTACCTGAGGAGCAGAAGAAGACGATGGCTGACCGCAACCTGGACCAGCTGCTTAGCAAT CTGGAAGATCTCAGTAATTCTATGTATCCTTTCAAGGGGACTTGA
- the CCDC28B gene encoding coiled-coil domain-containing protein 28B isoform X1, whose product MEDKKKKRSPKPCLTQPAQPPGTLRRVPVPTSHSGSLALGLPHLPSPKQRAKFKRVSKEKCRPVLAGGGGGSAGTPLQHSFLTEVTDVYEMEGGLLNLLNDFHSGRLQAFGKECSFEQLEHVREMQEKLARLHFSLDVCGEEEEEEEEEDGVTEGLPEEQKKTMADRNLDQLLSNLEDLSNSIQKLHLAENAEPEEPSAV is encoded by the exons ATGGaggacaagaagaagaaaaggagtcCCAAGCCCTGCCTGACccagccagcccagcccccaggcaCACTACGCAGGGTCCCAGTGCCCACCAGCCACAGCGGCTCCTTGGCCCTGGGACTCCCTCATCTGCCATCCCCCAAGCAGCGGGCCAAGTTCAAGAG GGTCAGCAAGGAGAAATGCCGCCCAGTGCtggcaggaggtgggggtggcTCTGCAGGCACCCCCCTGCAGCACTCGTTCCTGACCGAGGTGACCGATGTCTATGAGATGGAAGGTGGGCTGCTGAACCTGCTCAATGATTTCCACTCAGGCCGGCTGCAGGCCTTCG GGAAGGAATGCTCCTTTGAGCAGTTGGAACACGTGCGGGAGATGCAGGAGAAGCTGGCCCGGCTGCACTTCAGCCTGGACGTGtgtggagaggaggaggaggaggaggaggaggaggacggggTCACTGAGGGGCTACCTGAGGAGCAGAAGAAGACGATGGCTGACCGCAACCTGGACCAGCTGCTTAGCAAT CTGGAAGATCTCAGTAATTCTAT ACAGAAGCTGCACCTGGCTGAGAACGCCGAGCCTGAGGAGCCGTCAGCTGTGTAG
- the TXLNA gene encoding alpha-taxilin isoform X2 gives MLSWNHVEERNGEPGSVAEYKELEEHRNSQKQMKLLQKKQSQLVQEKDHLRGEHSKAVLARSKLESLCRELQRHNRSLKEEGVQRAREEEEKRKEVTSHFQVTLNDIQLQMEQHNERNSKLRQENVELAERLKKLIEQYELREEHIDKVFKHKDLQQQLVDAKLQQAQEMLKEAEERHQREKDFLLKEAVESQRMCELMKQQETHLKQQLALYTEKFEEFQNTLSKSSEVFTTFKQEMEKMTKKIKKLEKETTMYRSRWESSNKALLEMAEEKTLRDKELEGLQVKIQRLEKLCRALQSERNDLNKRVQDLSAGGQAPLTDSGPERRPEAANTSKEQGGEGPRVQAPSSPRVTEAPCCPGAPSMEASGQTGPQEPASITA, from the exons ATGCTGAGCTG GAATCATGTTGAGGAGAGAAATGGTGAACCAGGGTCTGTTGCTGAGTATAAGGAG CTGGAGGAGCACCGGAACTCCCAGAAGCAGATGAAGCTCCTGCAGAAGAAGCAGAGCCAGCTGGTACAGGAGAAGGACCACCTGCGTGGCGAGCACAGCAAGGCTGTCCTGGCCCGCAGCAAGCTCGAGAGCCTGTGCCGAGAGCTGCAGCGCCACAACCGTTCCCTCAAG GAAGAAGGCGTGCAGCGGGcccgggaggaggaggagaaacgCAAGGAGGTGACCTCGCACTTCCAGGTGACACTGAATGACATCCAGCTGCAGATGGAACAGCACAATGAGCGCAATTCCAAGCTGCGCCAGGAGAACGTGGAGCTGGCTGAGAGGCTCAAGAAGCTGATTGAGCAGTACGAGCTACGGGAGGAG CACATTGACAAAGTCTTCAAACACAAGGACCTACAGCAGCAGCTGGTGGACGCCAAGCTCCAGCAGGCCCAGGAGATGCTgaaggaggcagaggagaggCACCAGCGGGAGAAGGATTTT CTCCTCAAAGAGGCTGTGGAGTCGCAGAGGATGTGCGAGCTGATGAAGCAGCAGGAGACCCACCTGAAACAGCAG CTTGCCCTATACACGGAGAAGTTTGAAGAGTTCCAGAACACTCTTTCCAAAAGCAGTGAGGTGTTCACCACGTTCAAACAAGAGATGGAAAAG ATGACTAAGAAGAtcaagaagctggaaaaagaaaccaCCATGTACCGGTCCCGGTGGGAGAGCAGCAACAAGGCCTTGCTTGAGATGGCCGAGGAG AAAACACTCCGGGACAAAGAGCTGGAGGGCCTGCAGGTCAAAATACAGCGGCTGGAGAAGCTGTGTCGGGCACTGCAGTCAGAGCGCAATGACCTGAACAAGAGGGTGCAGGACCTAAGTGCTGGGGGCCAGGCTCCCCTCACTGACAGCGGCCCTGAGCGAAGGCCAGAGGCTGCCAATACCTCCAAGGAACAGGGTGGCGAGGGGCCCAGGGTCCAAGCACCTAGCTCCCCAAGGGTCACAGAAGCTCCTTGCTGCCCCGGAGCACCGAGCATGGAAGCATCAGGCCAAACTGGGCCCCAGGAACCCGCCTCCATCACTGCCTAG
- the DCDC2B gene encoding LOW QUALITY PROTEIN: doublecortin domain-containing protein 2B (The sequence of the model RefSeq protein was modified relative to this genomic sequence to represent the inferred CDS: inserted 2 bases in 2 codons; substituted 1 base at 1 genomic stop codon) — MAGGSPAAKRVVVSRNGDPFSPGHQLVVTQHCFPTLETFLCDVTSAVQAPLAVRALYTPCHGHPVTDLADLQNRGQYVAAGFERFRKFPSLHPRGEDPGGKSSRLSGPPVIQQPCDGALGQQLPAGSPCCIHVFRNGDLLSPPFSLKLSQAASMDWEAVLKLLTEKVKLQSGAVRKLCTLDGLPLSAREALVSGHYYVAVGEDXFKALPYLVPRPSLPRGCWQPPDPKSRLHSRGXVRQGTDGHRAQATQSSPKEARQIEPSAFYASPQQAFQHALHSLEGTQESKAFSASLGPEVKGVYGAPHARTETARAQGVAHDEATWTEAPLDQRAAQVVEEALILESRPXAGAALSALAPALPS, encoded by the exons ATGGCAGGTGGCAGTCCAGCAGCCAAGAGGGTAGTGGTGTCCCGGAATGGGGACCCCTTCTCCCCAGGCCACCAGCTGGTGGTGACTCAACACTGCTTCCCCACCCTGGAGACCTTCCTCTGTGATGTGACATCGGCTGTGCAGGCCCCACTGGCCGTGCGTGCTCTCTACACGCCTTGTCATGGCCACCCTGTCACCGACCTGGCAGACCTGCAGAACAGAGGGCAGTATGTGGCTGCTGGCTTTGAACGATTCCGCAAGTTCCC CTCTTTACACCCTAGAGGGGAGGATCCAGGTGGGAAGAGCAGCAGACTATCA GGCCCTCCTGTGATTCAGCAGCCATGTGATGGGGCCCTTGGACAGCAGCTACCTGCAGGTTCCCCCTGCTGTATCCA TGTGTTCAGGAATGGGGACCTGTTAAGCCCCCCATTTAGCCTGAAGCTGTCCCAGGCTGCCAGCATGGACTGGGAAGCAGTGTTGAAACTCCTGACTGAGAAGGTGAAATTACAGAGCGGGGCTGTGCGCAA ACTCTGCACCCTGGATGGGCTCCCACTGTCAGCAAGGGAGGCTCTGGTGAGTGGCCATTACTATGTGGCTGTCGGAGAGG GGTTCAAGGCCCTCCCCTATCTGGTGCCTCGTCCCTCACTGCCCAGGGGCTGCTG GCAACCCCCAGACCCAAAGTCCAGGCTCCACAGCAGGGGGTAGGTGAGGCAAGGT ACCGATGGCCACAGAGCACAGGCAACCCAGTCCTCTCCAAAGGAAGCCAGGCAAATTGAGCCATCTGCTTTTTATGCCAGCCCCCAGCAAGCTTTTCAGCATGCTCTCCACTCTCTTGAGGGGACCCAAGAATCCAAGGCCTTCTCTGCCAGCCTC GGACCTG AAGTCAAGGGAGTGTATGGGGCTCCCCATGCAAGGACAGAGACAGCACGGGCCCAGGGAGTAGCACATGATGAAGCCACCTGGACAGAGGCACCCCTGGATCAG AGGGCAGCACAGGTAGTGGAAGAGGCCCTGATCCTGGAAAGCCGGC GAGCTGGGGCAGCTCTCTCGGCCTTGGcccctgctctgccatcttga
- the TXLNA gene encoding alpha-taxilin isoform X1: MKNQDKKNGAAKQSGNTSNPKNTPGQPEAGPEGAQGRPSQSAPATEAEGSTIQAPGKAEGAQAKTAQSGALQDVSEELSRQLEDILSTYCVDNSQGGPGEDGAQGEPAEPEDAEKSRTYASRNGEPEPETPVVNGEKETSKGEPGTDESRASDEVVDRDHRRPQEKKKAKGLGKEITLLMQTLNTLSTPEEKLAALCKKYAELLEEHRNSQKQMKLLQKKQSQLVQEKDHLRGEHSKAVLARSKLESLCRELQRHNRSLKEEGVQRAREEEEKRKEVTSHFQVTLNDIQLQMEQHNERNSKLRQENVELAERLKKLIEQYELREEHIDKVFKHKDLQQQLVDAKLQQAQEMLKEAEERHQREKDFLLKEAVESQRMCELMKQQETHLKQQLALYTEKFEEFQNTLSKSSEVFTTFKQEMEKMTKKIKKLEKETTMYRSRWESSNKALLEMAEEKTLRDKELEGLQVKIQRLEKLCRALQSERNDLNKRVQDLSAGGQAPLTDSGPERRPEAANTSKEQGGEGPRVQAPSSPRVTEAPCCPGAPSMEASGQTGPQEPASITA, translated from the exons ATGAAGAACCAAGACAAAAAGAATGGGGCTGCCAAGCAATCAGGCAACACTTCCAACCCAAAAAACACCCCGGGGCAACCGGAAGCTGGACCCGAGGGAGCCCAGGGGCGGCCCAGCCAGTCGGCTCCTGCGACAGAAGCTGAAGGTTCCACCATCCAGGCTCCAGGGAAGGCTGAGG GAGCACAAGCCAAAACTGCTCAGTCTGGGGCCCTCCAGGATGTCTCTGAGGAGCTGAGCCGCCAGCTGGAAGACATCCTCAGTACATACTGTGTTGACAACAGTCAGGGGGGCCCAGGCGAGGATGGGGCACAGGGTGAGCCAGCTGAACCTGAAGATGCAGAGAAGTCCAGGACCTATGCCTCGAGGAATGGGGAGCCCGAGCCAGAGACCCCAGTAGTCAATGGTGAGAAAGAGACTTCCAAGGGGGAGCCGGGCACAGACGAGAGCCGGGCAAGTGACGAGGTCGTAGACCGAGACCACCGAAGGCCACAGGAGAAGAAGAAAGCCAAGGGTCTGG gaAAGGAGATCACGTTACTGATGCAGACGTTGAACACGCTGAGTACCCCAGAGGAGAAGCTCGCGGCTCTGTGCAAGAAGTATGCTGAGCTG CTGGAGGAGCACCGGAACTCCCAGAAGCAGATGAAGCTCCTGCAGAAGAAGCAGAGCCAGCTGGTACAGGAGAAGGACCACCTGCGTGGCGAGCACAGCAAGGCTGTCCTGGCCCGCAGCAAGCTCGAGAGCCTGTGCCGAGAGCTGCAGCGCCACAACCGTTCCCTCAAG GAAGAAGGCGTGCAGCGGGcccgggaggaggaggagaaacgCAAGGAGGTGACCTCGCACTTCCAGGTGACACTGAATGACATCCAGCTGCAGATGGAACAGCACAATGAGCGCAATTCCAAGCTGCGCCAGGAGAACGTGGAGCTGGCTGAGAGGCTCAAGAAGCTGATTGAGCAGTACGAGCTACGGGAGGAG CACATTGACAAAGTCTTCAAACACAAGGACCTACAGCAGCAGCTGGTGGACGCCAAGCTCCAGCAGGCCCAGGAGATGCTgaaggaggcagaggagaggCACCAGCGGGAGAAGGATTTT CTCCTCAAAGAGGCTGTGGAGTCGCAGAGGATGTGCGAGCTGATGAAGCAGCAGGAGACCCACCTGAAACAGCAG CTTGCCCTATACACGGAGAAGTTTGAAGAGTTCCAGAACACTCTTTCCAAAAGCAGTGAGGTGTTCACCACGTTCAAACAAGAGATGGAAAAG ATGACTAAGAAGAtcaagaagctggaaaaagaaaccaCCATGTACCGGTCCCGGTGGGAGAGCAGCAACAAGGCCTTGCTTGAGATGGCCGAGGAG AAAACACTCCGGGACAAAGAGCTGGAGGGCCTGCAGGTCAAAATACAGCGGCTGGAGAAGCTGTGTCGGGCACTGCAGTCAGAGCGCAATGACCTGAACAAGAGGGTGCAGGACCTAAGTGCTGGGGGCCAGGCTCCCCTCACTGACAGCGGCCCTGAGCGAAGGCCAGAGGCTGCCAATACCTCCAAGGAACAGGGTGGCGAGGGGCCCAGGGTCCAAGCACCTAGCTCCCCAAGGGTCACAGAAGCTCCTTGCTGCCCCGGAGCACCGAGCATGGAAGCATCAGGCCAAACTGGGCCCCAGGAACCCGCCTCCATCACTGCCTAG